A region of Desulfuromonas thiophila DNA encodes the following proteins:
- a CDS encoding energy transducer TonB codes for MTLRRVFQRHSWLGALLLTLAGNALLFGLLPHLVQEPGPAVAPATTQPVRLLAAPLLPSRTLTPPLPAATPAAAVAAPLPAAPLPELPRLALAPPSLALNLPLTSAVQPAHDWPAPQLPGVQLPPLAALPQYFEVGELDQPVQPLAQLPFLYPLRAKRQGIEGWVRLGLWIDRDGRVERIEILAAEPPGVFDETVLRGARQWRFRPGTRQGEPVASRVEQTVRFELQE; via the coding sequence ATGACCCTGAGACGGGTTTTTCAGCGCCACAGCTGGCTGGGTGCGCTGCTGCTGACGCTGGCGGGCAATGCGCTGCTGTTCGGCCTGCTGCCGCACCTGGTGCAGGAGCCTGGTCCGGCGGTGGCGCCTGCCACCACTCAGCCGGTGCGTCTGCTGGCAGCGCCGCTGCTGCCGAGTCGCACCCTGACGCCACCACTGCCGGCAGCCACGCCGGCAGCGGCAGTGGCTGCACCTTTGCCGGCTGCGCCGCTGCCTGAACTGCCCCGTCTGGCGCTGGCGCCGCCGAGCCTGGCGCTGAACCTGCCCCTGACAAGTGCGGTCCAGCCAGCGCACGACTGGCCAGCGCCGCAGCTGCCAGGGGTGCAGCTGCCGCCGCTGGCGGCGCTGCCGCAGTATTTCGAGGTGGGCGAGCTCGATCAGCCGGTGCAGCCGCTGGCACAGCTACCATTTCTTTATCCGTTGCGGGCCAAGCGTCAGGGTATCGAGGGCTGGGTGCGGCTGGGGCTGTGGATCGATCGTGACGGCCGCGTCGAGCGGATCGAGATTCTGGCGGCTGAACCGCCGGGCGTGTTCGATGAGACGGTTTTGCGCGGCGCGCGTCAGTGGCGTTTCCGACCCGGCACACGTCAGGGCGAACCGGTGGCAAGCCGGGTGGAGCAGACCGTGCGGTTTGAGTTGCAGGAATGA
- a CDS encoding MotA/TolQ/ExbB proton channel family protein — MTDLFPAVFDYLDRGGLIMVPLVLLSLVLGWLVSQRLLVLRPLFAAGLSRAEAAAWLGRPDAPAGVGLAAWLLREFAVRRSGDGALDQLVLEETRRVLHQRLTAGLGLIGALAASAPLLGLLGTVLGMIGVFDGIALVGSGNPRPLAQGISEALITTQTGLIIAIFGLYMRNFLHRRVQSLQQQLGSLVLFLQRQLRGAGEVR, encoded by the coding sequence GTGACCGACCTGTTCCCCGCCGTTTTTGACTATCTTGACCGTGGTGGCCTGATCATGGTGCCGCTGGTGTTGCTGTCGCTGGTGCTGGGATGGCTGGTCAGTCAGCGGTTGCTGGTGCTGCGGCCGCTGTTTGCCGCCGGGCTCAGCCGCGCCGAGGCGGCAGCCTGGCTGGGGCGGCCCGACGCGCCCGCCGGGGTTGGTCTGGCCGCCTGGCTGTTGCGCGAATTTGCCGTTCGACGCAGTGGTGACGGTGCGCTGGATCAGCTGGTGCTGGAGGAAACCCGCCGGGTTTTGCACCAGCGCCTGACGGCCGGCCTGGGCCTGATTGGTGCGCTGGCCGCCAGTGCGCCGCTGCTGGGCCTGCTCGGTACCGTGCTGGGCATGATCGGGGTGTTCGATGGCATTGCCTTGGTTGGCAGCGGCAATCCGCGACCCTTGGCACAGGGTATTTCCGAGGCGCTGATCACCACCCAGACCGGGCTGATCATCGCTATCTTTGGTTTGTACATGCGTAATTTTCTACACCGACGGGTGCAGTCGCTGCAGCAGCAGCTGGGTTCGCTGGTGTTGTTTCTGCAGCGGCAGCTGCGCGGCGCAGGAGAGGTCCGATGA
- a CDS encoding SRPBCC family protein: MKLYRLERQTLLATDLTSAWRFFSDPRNLAAITPPWLDFRIHSAVPERMYAGMLVEYRVHPLAGIPLRWITEITQVREPHFFIDEQRFGPYRFWHHQHRFEACAGGTAMTDVVHYGLPGDPFSRPLQRWLVAPRLAAIFAYRHEQLSQRLGLLDTAGPDPNH; encoded by the coding sequence AACTCTACCGTCTTGAGCGCCAGACCCTGCTGGCCACCGACCTGACCAGCGCCTGGCGGTTCTTTTCCGATCCGCGCAATCTGGCCGCCATCACGCCGCCCTGGCTCGACTTCCGCATTCACTCGGCGGTGCCCGAGCGCATGTACGCCGGCATGCTGGTGGAATACCGCGTCCATCCGCTGGCCGGCATCCCCCTGCGCTGGATCACCGAAATCACCCAGGTGCGCGAGCCGCACTTCTTTATCGACGAACAGCGCTTCGGTCCCTACCGCTTCTGGCACCATCAGCACCGCTTCGAAGCCTGCGCCGGCGGCACCGCAATGACCGATGTGGTCCACTATGGGCTGCCCGGCGACCCCTTCAGCCGGCCACTGCAGCGCTGGCTGGTGGCGCCCCGGCTGGCAGCCATCTTCGCCTACCGCCACGAACAGCTTAGCCAGCGCCTTGGCCTGCTGGACACCGCCGGTCCAGACCCGAACCACTGA
- a CDS encoding ExbD/TolR family protein, with amino-acid sequence MIRITAQRRAQRQGLELNIAPLIDMVFILLIFFLVTTHFVRETGVEITRPTAATASPRERVSLLIGVTRERRLVLEGETIDLARVRTAVERLLLENPQAAVVIVADRDSPTGLALEVLDACRLAGAEDVALAAAEARP; translated from the coding sequence ATGATTCGTATCACCGCCCAGCGGCGGGCCCAGCGGCAGGGGCTGGAGCTCAACATCGCGCCGCTTATCGACATGGTGTTCATCCTGCTGATTTTCTTTCTGGTCACGACCCATTTCGTGCGGGAAACCGGCGTAGAGATCACGCGGCCGACGGCCGCCACGGCCAGCCCGCGCGAGCGCGTCAGTCTGCTGATCGGCGTAACCCGTGAACGCCGGTTGGTGCTGGAGGGCGAAACCATCGATCTGGCGCGGGTGCGCACGGCCGTTGAACGCCTGCTGCTGGAGAATCCGCAGGCGGCGGTGGTGATTGTGGCCGACCGTGACAGCCCCACCGGCCTGGCACTGGAGGTGTTGGATGCCTGCCGCCTGGCCGGCGCCGAGGATGTGGCGCTGGCTGCCGCCGAGGCCCGGCCCTGA
- a CDS encoding tetratricopeptide repeat protein, translating into MRRCWWLLLLAGLLLVPVAEASSVPLAPSLQQALVQVQQQLAAGQLAAAEARLRPLLTAKPHPLVAFSRAQLALLQQQPGEALRWLEVGLRDDPDHVAAWLNRAQAHYQLEQFVAAAEAFEQSFRLQPDAPRWRYNAALCYLQAGQPRQAVRLLTGLLEARSVPAPLEWHAALARALLELQRPAAAIEPLRLLAEQAPADEQRRWRELLLQQELALNRLQPAREHLRRWLRQDFSDARWWRLQGQLQLRQNDYRGALVSLQLAHWLEPGTGHERQLMADLCLQLGLPAEAARRYRQLAEAVEAGEAGAVDADAGFCWLQAGRAAWNARLWPQAEAALRRACRYPPQLAEAESLLAQLQPLLRAMP; encoded by the coding sequence ATGAGGCGGTGTTGGTGGTTGTTGCTGCTGGCTGGGCTGCTGCTGGTCCCGGTAGCCGAAGCCTCTTCCGTACCGCTGGCGCCGTCGCTGCAGCAGGCGCTGGTGCAGGTCCAGCAACAGCTGGCGGCCGGGCAGCTGGCGGCCGCCGAAGCCCGCCTGCGACCGCTGCTGACGGCCAAGCCGCACCCGCTGGTGGCTTTCAGCCGGGCTCAGCTGGCATTGCTGCAGCAGCAGCCGGGCGAGGCGCTGCGCTGGCTGGAGGTGGGATTGCGCGACGATCCCGACCATGTCGCCGCTTGGCTCAATCGTGCCCAGGCCCACTATCAGCTCGAACAGTTTGTGGCGGCGGCCGAGGCCTTCGAGCAGAGTTTTCGCTTGCAGCCGGACGCACCGCGCTGGCGTTATAATGCCGCGCTCTGTTATTTGCAGGCCGGTCAGCCACGGCAGGCCGTCCGCCTGCTGACAGGGCTGCTGGAGGCCCGTAGCGTGCCGGCACCGCTGGAGTGGCATGCGGCGCTGGCGCGGGCGCTGCTGGAATTGCAGCGGCCGGCTGCCGCCATTGAACCGTTGCGCCTGCTGGCCGAACAGGCGCCAGCCGATGAACAGCGGCGCTGGCGCGAGCTGTTGCTGCAGCAGGAACTGGCGCTGAACCGGCTGCAGCCGGCGCGCGAACATCTGCGGCGCTGGCTGCGGCAGGATTTCAGCGATGCCCGCTGGTGGCGGCTGCAGGGCCAGCTGCAGTTGCGCCAGAACGATTACCGCGGTGCGTTGGTCAGCCTGCAACTGGCGCACTGGCTTGAGCCCGGTACTGGCCACGAGCGGCAGCTGATGGCGGATCTGTGCTTGCAGCTGGGTCTGCCGGCCGAGGCGGCGCGCCGTTATCGTCAGCTGGCCGAGGCCGTCGAGGCCGGCGAGGCTGGCGCAGTGGACGCCGACGCGGGTTTTTGCTGGCTGCAGGCTGGGCGCGCCGCCTGGAATGCGCGCCTGTGGCCGCAGGCCGAAGCCGCCCTGCGGCGCGCCTGTCGCTACCCGCCGCAGCTGGCCGAGGCCGAGAGCCTGCTGGCACAGCTGCAGCCGCTGCTTCGTGCGATGCCCTGA